The genome window CAATTATTATCGTGTCGGACTGACAGGATTTGAACCTGCGACCCCTTGACCCCCAGTCAAGTGCGCTACCAAACTGCGCCACAGTCCGATCGCCCCATCAGAGGCAACCACTGCAGCATACCGCAGCCGATTGCGACCGCAAAAAACTAGGCTTGAGGTGGGGAGACAGGTGACTCAGTGACGACGATCCCGTCGGCGTCGCATGTCACATACTGGCCGGGGACAAAATCCACTCCGCCGAAGTTCACGACAATATCGCGCTCACCGTCGCCAGTTTTGCTGGATTTCCGCGGATTCGTGCCCAGAGCTTTCACACCGAAATCCATATCCTTGATCTCCGCAGAGTCACGGATTGCGCCGTAAATAACGATCCCAGACCAACCATGATTACGCCCAAGGGCCGCGACATTATCGCCCATCAACGCAGTATGAATGCTCCCGCCACCATCGACAACAAGCACCCCACCGTCGCCGTCGGTACTCAACACAGATTTAAGAAGGGCGTTATCCTCATAACACCGCACCGTCGAAATCCGGCCGGCAAACTCACCACGGCCACCATAATTGAGAAATTGCACATCACACGAGCG of Corynebacterium kroppenstedtii DSM 44385 contains these proteins:
- the rraA gene encoding ribonuclease E activity regulator RraA, with the translated sequence MHNKRESAPESAGTQAIVPTADIVDAVGPSVRSCDVQFLNYGGRGEFAGRISTVRCYEDNALLKSVLSTDGDGGVLVVDGGGSIHTALMGDNVAALGRNHGWSGIVIYGAIRDSAEIKDMDFGVKALGTNPRKSSKTGDGERDIVVNFGGVDFVPGQYVTCDADGIVVTESPVSPPQA